Within Actinoplanes sp. L3-i22, the genomic segment TTCTGCTGTTTCGCGGTCCACTGCTGGTCTTTCGCGGTGGCGTTGCAGGCGACCTGGATCAGCAGGGCGCTGCTGGCGGTGGACGCGCCGGTCACGTCGACGCACTTGCCGCTCGCGCCCGAGGCCAGGGTGTACACGCCGGAGGCGACCGGGGTGGCGGCCTCGGACGGCAGGACCGCCCAGCCGATGATCGCCGCCGGGACGGCCGCTATGACCGTACCGAAGAAAATGGTCTTGTTTTTCATGGTCAGCCCACCGGATTCCAGTTGTCCGAGCCCGCCAGGTACTTCTGCGGGGTGTAATTGGCGGCCTGCGAATCGCTGAGCTGCGGCCGGTTGCTGTTGGTGGTCGCGCCCGCGCCGGTGTTCTTGTATTCGTAGAAGCGGGCGTTCTGCCAGGTCGCGTCGCCCATGTTGATCCACGGCTGGGCGGTCGCGATGGTCGCGCTCAGCGACGATTCGCGGTAAAGGACCTGCGCGTCCTGCCGCCACGGCCGGCCGAGCTGGGTGGTGTTGCTGGTCGCGCCGGTGATCGTCGACTTGTAGAACAGGAATCCGTAGGTCTGCTCGGCCGGGGTCGCCGCCGCGGTGATCGGGCCGCCGGTGCTGCGCTTCTCGTAGATGCTGCACGCGGTGAACACCGCGGTTCCGGTGCCGTAGATGAAGTCGACGGTCCCCTCGACATAGGAATTCGCGACGTACGCCCGGATCCCGCCGCCCTGAATAAGAAGCGTGTCCTGATCGGCAAGAACACGAACATTCTTGAGTACGGCCTTGTCCCCGTAAAGCGCGAGCGCCAGCGCCTGCGACGAACCGCTCGCGGCCTCGTCATAGTCGTTGGTAAATGTCAGGTTGGTCGCCTGAAATTCTTTCGCCTGTACGTAGACGGTGGCCGAACCGGTCGTGCCGTAGGTCGCCGCGTCCTTGTTCGCCACGATCACCGTGCCCGAGGAGGCCGAGCCGAGACCCTGGAACGTGATGTACGGCTTGGTCGACGGGATCACCACGTTCTCCCGGTACGTGCCGGCCTTGATCGCGATGGTCACCCGGCTGGTGTTGCCGGCCGGCACCGCGTTCACCGCCGCCTGCACTGTCGTGTACTGCCCACTGCCGTCCTTGGCGACGACCAGACTCCCGGCCGGAGCGCCGGCGACGTCGTTGAACGACCACTGCATGCGGGCGATATCGGAGCAGCTCTCCTCGACGATCGGGTTGTTGCCGGCGGTGGAGCCGTCCTTGTCGCTGACGCACATGCCGGTGGCGACGCTCTTGACCAGGTACTTTCCGCTGGCCGCGGTGGAGGCGGTGAACGTCCAGAGCTGGTTGTTCTTGGTCGCGTCGCCGCAGCTGTACTGCTGCAGCTGGGTGCCGGAGACGCTCGACGAGCTGGGCACGTCGACGCACTTGCCGCTGTTGCCGTTGACCAGCTGGAACTGGCCGGTGTTCTGCTGTTTCGCGGTCCACTGCTGGTCTTTCGCGGTGGCGTTGCAGGCGACCTGGATCAGCAGGGCTGAGCTTGCGGTGGACGCGCCGGTCACGTCGACGCACTTGCCGCTCGCGCCCGAGGCGAGGGTGTACACGCCGGAGGCGACGGGAACGGTCGCCGCCTCGGAGGGCAGGGTGACCGCGACGACCGCGGCGGACAGAGCGATCGCGACGCCGGCGCCGAACAGCCGGCGGCGTTGTCGCTGGGAGGTCTCGGACATCGAGATCCCCTTCCTGAGGACACGCCAGGTGAGGACGCACCTGGCTCTTCAGCAAGTGGATGCGCGACGAGCCCGGCGACAACAGAAACTCACTGATCTACATATCTGCGATTGCTCGGCCGCGCAGGCAGGGCGGCACCACCACCGCCAGCACCTTGACGACGTGACCGTCGCTATGCAGGTCTGGTATCCAGCTGCATGATTCAGGTGCTGGCGGCAGCAGGCCTACTCCGGCGCCGTGACCCGGTTGAACGGGCAACGTCAGATCAAGAAGGCCAGATGTGCATGGTCACGGCGCTGGACCCGATGTCCGGGGGCAGCCAGGTGGGCAGCGTGTGCCGGCTCGCGCCGCGGGGATATCGGTCGGTTTCGCCCTTGGGCAGCTTCGACGTGAAGTGGAGGAAGTTTGCCCTGTCGACGAACCATCCGCCGATCAGCTTCCCCTCGGGGGAGCGGTACACCAGGCTGTAGTTCGGCTCGGCGAAGGTGCCGCCGGGGTTGTCGACGTCGAACGCGACGTAGTCCCATTCGTCGGTCGGAGCCGACCGGGGTTTCAGCTCGGCGATCGTAGCTGGGAGCAGCACGGATTGATTCGTCGGTTGTCCGTTCACATACAGCTTGATACCGGCGACCCGGGCCGCCTCGTCCGCGTCGACCTGCAGGATGCCGCCGAGCTCGACGCTCTGCCCGGCCGGCAGATGCGCCCAGCCGGCGTTCAGGATCGCCGCCCAGTCGTTCAGCTGTGCTGACTGCCAGCCGTGCCCCGCCTGGTCCACGAACCGGAAGCGGACGTGCAGTTGCATCGGCTGGCTGGTGGTGTTGCGCAGAACCGTGGCCGCGCCGACGATGCGCCGGGTGGCCGGGCCGCCGGGCACCGGGAAGGTCGCGAACCCGCGCTCCTCAGCCGTGATGCCCTCGGCGATGTCGTCCTGCAACAGCGATGCGTCCGTGCTCGGCGACGGTACAGGCGGATCGTTGTCCTCAGGGGCCCCGTCGCAGCCCGCGGTCGTCCCGGAGGCCACTGCGAGTGCGGCCAGCATCAGGTTTCGCCGTGACAGGTGCCGGTTGCGCATCAACGTTCCCTGTCCTTGTATTTGAGATACAGCTCGTGCCGCAGGGCGCTGTGTACCCGTTGATAGTCCGCGCGCATGTCGTTCATCGCCTGGTCGGCCAGCTGCATGAAGGCCTTCTCGCCGTGGTGGTCGAGTACCTCTGGCTTGATGCTGACGTGGAACTCGACGAGCCCGACAGTGCTGGCCTGGATCTCCCGTCCCGACGATTCGCCCCGCGCGGTGATCTGCGCGCCGCGTTCCAGGTACTCGCGGTGCCGGGACGTGAACGGCGGTTCCATGACGCTGGAACGCTCGAACTCGTGCGCGAGCATGACCTCACGTCGCGCCTTCTGGTACGCCGTGGACATCAAGGTCGCTGTGCGTCCCAGCTGATGTGCCAGAAGCTCGGGGTCACGGTTGCGATAGTAGTGCTCGTAGCTGTCGTGCAAAAACCGCAGCGAGAGGTACTGCAGCGACTCGGCCCGCCCGTCGAGGTGCCCGTCGGGGGATGTCACCGTCACCGCTATCGCGCTGAGATCAGGTCCGATGCTGTCAAGCCCCGGGTTTGATGGAGAGCTTTGATGGTCCCCGGGTTTTGTGGGCGCCCGGAGGTGAAACTCCTCCGGGCGACCCGACCCTGCTGCCACGAGGCGTGCTCCGATCTGCCCGGCGGGCAGGTTGCCCGAGCCGTCGACGGTCGCCGCTATCGTTGAGCCGGTGATCGGCAACCTTGAGACGTTCCAGGACGAGCTGGCCGCCACCGGGTTTCCGCCGCTGGCCAACAAGCTGGCCGGGGCCGACTTCCGGGGCCGGATCGCCACCCGTGACCTCGGGCCGTTGCGGCTGGTCTCCCTGGATACGCCGGAGAGCGCCTGTGTCGGGCGCGAGCGCGACGCCGCCGACGGCGAGCACCTGGCGATCAAGGTGATGACCCGCGGCCGGACGCGGATCGAGCAGGGCCGTGGCGACGCCGAACTCGGGCCGGCCGACCTGATGCTGCTCGATCCCACGCGCACGATCCGGTTCGAGAGCACCGCCGCGACGCACGTCACCATCCTGGTTCCGCGCCGGGAGATTCGGATCCGGCCCGCGCAGATCGACCGGCTCGTCGGCAAACGCATCGACGGCAACCACGGTCCGGGCGCGCTGGTCTCCGTGCTGGCCCGCGACGTGCTGGCCCGCGACGTGCTGGCTCGCGAATCAGCGCGCTCGGCGACCGAGTTCCGCGAGGTGGAGGCGCTGCGGTCGGCGGCGGCCGTCATCGAGCTGATCGCGGTCGCCCTGGAGGCCCGGCTCGGCGACGAGCAACCGGCCCCGGACGAGTGGCTGCGCAACCGGATCGCCGGCTACATCGAGGCCCGGCTGGCCGATCCCGATCTGTCTCCGCTGGGCATTGCAACTGCCCATCACATTTCCGTACGCCGTTTGCACAAGCTGTTCGAGGACCAGCCGCTGACCGTCGCGGCTCTGATCCGGCGTCGCCGCCTCGAGCGCTGCCGGGCCGAGCTGACCGGCGGCGGACGTACGGTCACCGCCGTGGCCGCCCGGTGGGGGTTCTCCGATCCCACCCATTTCAGCAAGCTTTTCAAGACGACGTTCGGCTACACCGCCCGCGCACTGGTGACCAGCAACCGTGCGCTGACGACCAAGACGCGTACGGCCGGCCCGGAACAGGATGGTGATCACCAAGGCACGTAAGAGCAAATAGGAGAAGTCGTGGCGAAGGTCAACATCGTCCGCCCCGGTGAGGGCGAGATCCTCGGCAGCGGGGCGCAGCAGATCCGCATCCTGGAGAACGGCGAGCACACCGACCACCGGCTGGGGTTCGCCGAGGTCACCATTCCGCCGGGCACCCCGAGCCCGTTGCAGCACCGCCACGCCCAGCACGACGAGGGCTTCTACGTGCTGGCCGGAACGTTCCGGTTCACCGTCGGCGAGGACCACTACGACGCCGGGCCGGGCACCTGGGTCATCGTGCCGACCGGGGCGCCGCACACCTTCGCCAACATCGGCGACGTGAACGCGGTCATGCTCAACACGTTCACCCCGGACCTGTACGTGCAGTACTTCCGCGACTTCAAAGCCATGATCGATTCCGGGCAGCCGGTCAACGCCGAGACCATGAAACCGCTGTGGAAGAACTACGCCACCGAGATCTCGAACGAATACGCCTCGTGAAGCGCCTGCAGTACGACCGCTACGGCGCCCCGGAGGTGATGCGGCTCGCCGAGTTCGAGCCAGCGCCGCCGGGTCCGGGTGAGGTTCTCGTCCGGGTCCGGGCGGCGGCTTGCAGCGCGCTGGACTGGAGGATGCGCAACGGCGAGATGAAGCTGATGACCGGCCGCTCTTTTCCCCGGGCGATGGGACACGACTTCGCCGGGGTCGTCGAGGCGGTCGGCGCCGGTGTCACCCGGGTGAAGGCCGGCGACGCGGTGCTCGGCGGGGCTCGGTTCCGGCAGGCGGGGGCGTTCGCCAAAATGATCAGGAGCGCACTGCCCGGCCCGTTCCGGGCGATGATGGGCCGGCCGGTGACCGCCGACCTGACGGAGGTGGCCCGGACCTTGCGCGTGCCGATCGCCGGTACGGTCGCGTTGGCCGAGGCGATTCCCGCCCTGACCGAGCTGGAGCGCGAGCAGCGCCCGAAGGGCGGCAAACTGGTCATCATCATGGGATGACCTAGTCATGCCCCGTCCGTCCGGCCGCTTGATCACGACGCGATGCGAAGATCATTTTCGGTACGGTGCACGCCATGCGTTTACGATGGCGGCAGCTCACGGCGTCCGAACACCTCGGACTCTGGCTCAGCACGGTGCTGGCGCTGGTGTCGCTGGCCGGCTTCGCCACCGATCCCCGGTCGGCGACGCTCTGCCTGCTCTTCTTCGGCGGCGGCGCCGTCTTTATGCTCCACCTCTGGCGCCGCGAGGCCGTCACCGAGGCGACCGCCGAGATCGCTGCCCTGGTGCTCAGCACCGGCCGGCACGACCTGCCCGGATACCAGCGCCTGATCCCCGCGCTGACCCCGTTGCGCGGGGCGCGCGCCGCCGCCGCTCTCGCCGGGCTGCAGGACTGCGCCAAGTCGCTGGACGGCCTGTTCCTGCACGCCCGCCGCCGCGAGCTCGCCGGGCTGCCCGAGCCCGGCGACACCCCGCTGAGCTGGGCACTGGCCAGTCTGCATCCGGACGGCCACGTCCGTGAGGCAGCGGTGAACGCGATGGGCCGCCAGCCGCAGAGCGTGTTCGCGCCGTTTCTGGTCGAACGCGCGGTGGACCATGTCGGCGCGGTGCGGTCGGCGGCGCTGGCCGGGCTGCGCGCGCTGCTGGCCGACGAGTCCGCCTGGATGCCGGTCGCCCGCTCCTATCGCCGGGTGGCCGGCCGGCGGCATGCCGACGCGCTGGCCGAGCTGCTCGGCCCGCAGGTGCGGGTGCACGATCTGGCGCCGGTCTGTTGCCGGTTCCAGGGCGTGTACTGCGGCATTTCCTTCGGCCAGTCCTGCGATTTCGTGGACCGCCAGCCGGCGGCGGGTTCAGCCGGGCGCGGGTAGACCTCGTCGAGGCGATCCTGCGGGTCCCACTGCTCGCCGATCTTCTCGAAGCCGAAGCCCACTACGTCAACTGGCCGACGACGGCGCCGAACAGCCGGCGGCGTTGTCGCTCAGGGCCCGGTCCGGGCGGTGGCGATCCGTAGCACCTGGTGCAGTTCCAGGTCGGCGAAGCCGGCCGCGGTGGCCAGGGCGGCCCGTTCCACCGCCTCGGCCGCGGCGGCCGGAAGCTGCCGGATCGCCGCGCCCGCCGACTGCCCGCGGATCCAGCGCCACCACTGATGTTCGTCGGTGAAGCGGAACACCAGCGTCTCCTCGGCTGTCTCGACGTCGACGAAGCCGGCGTCGGCGAGCAGTTCGGTCAGCGGGACCGGCCGGGGGAGCGACCCGCGCGGCGGGCCGGCCGGTGCCCGCCGCGCGGCGCGACGCACCAGATCGGCGAGGAAGAGCCATTTGCGGTCGACGCCGCCGAGTTCGGACAGCACGACCGTGCCGCCCGGGCGCAGCACCCGGCCCAGTTCGGCCGCGGCCCGCCGGGGCTGGTCGAAGAATCGCACGCTGGTCGCGGAGCCGGCCACCTCGGCGCAGCGGTCCGGCAGTGGCAGGTCTGCGGCGTCGCCGAGGACCGGGAGCACCCGGTCGTCGTGGCGGCCGGCGGCGCGCAGCATGCCCAGGGAGATGTCCACGGCGATCACCCGTTCCGGCCGCAGCGCCTCGCGCAGGGCCGCGGCGAGCGCTCCGGTCCCCGCTCCGACGTCCACGGCGGTGCGGATCCGGCCGGATCCGTGGCGGGCCGCCGCGCCGGCCGCGGTCCGCGCCGCGATCGTGGTGAAGAAGGCGATCTCCGCGTCGTATGTGGTCGCGGTGTCGCCGAAGGCCGCCTCCATCAGGCGCCGATGCTCGCCGTCCCGACCCATCCGGCGCGTCCTTTCCGTGAGCATTGATCGATGGTGATCAGCATGCCAGAGTGGGGACACGGGTGCGGGCGTCGTGACGTCCGCCGACCGAGAGGCCATGGATGGACCTGGGAGATCCCGACCTCTACCGGGACGAGACGCGATTCGCGTCCTGGCGCGCGTTCGTCGCCGAGGACGCCGTGGTGTTCAGCGAGCCGGGCGCGTCCCCATCCGGGTTCTGGTCGGTGTTCTCGCACCGCGCCTGCCGGCAGGTGCTGGCCGCGGGCGGCCCGTTCACCTCCGAGTACGGCATGCTCATCGGTTTCGACGCCGACCACCCGGACCGCGGCGGCGGCAAGATGATCGTGGCTACGGACGGTCCGGCGCACACCCGGCTGCGCCGGATCCTGGGCCGCTTCCTGAGCCCGGGTGAGCTGGCCGGCCTGGGCCGGTTCATCGACGACGAGATCGGCCGCCAGTTGGCCGTGCTGCGGTCGTCGGGCGACGCGCCGGTCGATGTGGCGACCGGCATCGGGCCCCGGCTGCCCGCGGCGGTGGTGTGTCAGCTGCTGGGCGTGCCGCAGTCGGACCGCGACGAGCTGATCCGGCTGACCGACTCGGCCTTCGCCAGCCCGGACAGCGACTCGTCGGCGTCGCAGACCGCCGACGCGCACACCGAGATCTTCTTCTACTTCCACGACCGGATCGAGCAGTGCCGGCGGAGTCCGGGCTCCGATCTGATCAGCGCGCTGCTCACCGCGGACGGGCTGAGCACCGACGAGGTGCTGGCCAACTGCTACAACCTGCTGATCGGCGGGAACCAGACCTCCCGCCACCTGATCACCGGTGCCTTCCTGGCGCTGGCCCGGCACCCGGTCCTGCCGGCGGACGGTTCCCGGGCCGTCGACGAGCTGGCCCGCTGGCTGTCGCCGGGCATGCACGTGCTGCGGGTGGCCACCGACGACGTGAACGTCAGCGGGCGGCGGATCCGGCGGGGCGAGGCGGTGGTGGCCTGGCTGGCCGCGGCGAACCGGGATCCTGCGGTGTTCGACGCGCCCGGCGAGCTTCGCTGGGATCGGGCGCCCAACCCCCATCTGAGCTTCGGGCACGGCGTGCACCACTGCATGGGGGCCCAGCTGGCTCGGATGGAGGCCGGCCGGCTGCTGACCGCGCTGGCCCGGCAGACGGCCGGGATCAGCTGCGGCGAGCCGGTCACCACCCGGTCGAATCTGATCCAGGGGTTCCGCAGCCTGCCGGTATCGATCGACTGGCGTGCCTCGGTGCCGGTCTGAGCCCGGTGGTCACTGTGGCGGTGCGGCGTGGAACTCGCGTACCGAGCGGGGTCGCAGGTCGGTCCAGATTTCGGCGATGTGGTCGAGGCAGTGCTCGCGGTCGCCCCGGAATCCGGTGGCCTGCCACCCGGCCGGCACCGGGGTCGCCGCCGGCCACACCGAGTACTGCTGCTCGTCGTTGCGTACCACCAGGTGTTCCGGCATCTTCGCCCTCCGTCTCGCCGGGGATCCGGTCCGACCATATATATCATGATCGATGAGGAGGTGCGCGTGCCGCCGAACCCGTGGCTGGTGACGTGGGCGCCGCGCCCGGCGGCGACGCTGCGCCTGCTGTGCCTGGCCCCGGCCGGCGGTGCGGCCACCGCGTTCCGGGACTGGCCGGCCGAGCTGCCCCCGCACGTCGAGGTCGTGGCGGTCGAGCTGCCCGGCCGGGGTCTGCGGCACCGGGAAGCGCCGCCGGCGGCGATGGAGCCGGTGGTCGCCGAGTTGTGTGCGGCGGTCCGGCCGCTGTCGGACCGGCCGCTCGCGGTGTTCGGGCACAGCCTCGGCGCGCTGATCGGCCTGGAACTCGCGCACGGCCTGCGGGCGGCCGGTCTGCCCGAGCCCCGGTTGCTGACGGTGGCCGCCTGCCCGGCTCCGCAGCGCGCCTACGCCCGGCCCCGCCGGCCTGAGCCGTCCGAACAGGAGCTGGTCGCCGCGCTGCGGGAACAGGGCGGCGTGCCGGCGCGGATCCTGGCCGACGACCGGTACCGGGCCCGGCTGCTGGGCCCGCTACGGGCCGACGTCGCGCTGGTGGAGACGTTCACGCCACCGCGCCGGCCACCGCTGACCGCTCGCCTGCACGCCTACTGGGCGGCCGACGACGCCGGGGCCGGTGCGGCGGAGGTCGCCGGGTGGCAGGCCGAGACCAGCGGGGACTTCGGCACGCGCCGGTTTCCGGGTGGTCATCTGTTCCCGGTGAGCGCCCGGGCGCAGCTGCTGGGCGAACTCGCCGGCGACCTGCGGGCGATCCTCAGCTGACCCGCACCGGCAGGCTCGCCAGGATGCGCAGTTCGGCCGAGGGCCGGTGGACGGCCGGTCCCGCCGCAACCAGCGCACGCGTGCGGCCGGCCAGATGTTCGGCCACGGCGCCGGCCTGCAACCGGGCCAGGTGCACGCCCAGACATCGGTGGCGGCCGGCGCCGAACGCCAGATGCGCCTCGGAGCGCCCCGGCCGGAACCGGTCGGGCTGGTCGTGGACGCGCGGGTCCCGGTTGGCCGAGGCCAGCGAGAGCACCGCCATCCGGTTCGCCGGCACCACTCCGGACGGCGTCTCGATCTCCGCGGTGATCCACCGGTTCGCCGACTTGATCGGGCTCTCCCGGCGCAGCACCTCGTCGACCAGGGCGATCGCGGCATCACCGTCGGCGCGTACCGCGTCCAGCCGGTGCGGCTCGCGCAGTACCGACCGGACCAGCGCGGCGATCAGCGCCGTGGTCTCCTCGGCTCCGGCCGGGAACAGCCCGACCGCGTTGTCGCGCAGATCGTCGCGGGTCAGCCCGTGCGGCACCGCCGCGCCGCAGGCCGCGAGCGCGCCGCCAGGGACCGGGGACAACCGGTCCACGTAGCCCCGGAACGCCTCGATCGCCGCGTCGCTGCCGGCGCGGGCCGACCGGGGCGACGAGGGCCGCGCGGCCTGTTCGATCGCCGCCATCCACGGACGGAGAGTCTCGTAGGCCGCGGTCGGCACCCCCAGAATCCGGCAATTGACCAGGTACGGCAGATCGTGCGCGACGTCGGCGACCACGTCGAAGCTCCCGCCGCCGGCCCGCTCGGCGCGGGCGAATTGCCGGTCGACGAGTTCGCGGACGTCGTCGGACAGGCCGGCCACCGCGGCCCGCGAGTAGTACGGCGCCACCAGCCGGCGCAGCGCGGTGTGTGCCGGCGGGTCCCGGCTGACCAGGGCCCGGGCGAACGCCTGCGCTGAGGCCCCGGCCCGGCCGGCCAGCGCGTACCGGTGTGCCGGGAACTCGTTGGCGCTGCGGGTGTCGCGCAGCAGCAGGCGCACGTCCGCGTGCCGGGTCACCAGCACCGGCCCGCGACCTCGTACCCGGATGGGCTCGCTCTCGCGGAGCGCGGCGAGCAGCGGATACGGCTCGGCCAAAAAGTCCGGGTCGTCGAGTTGCTCGCCGGTCATCGGGGCACCCGCGGACCGGCCGGGACGGCCCGGCTCAGGGCCCGGCCGATCGCTTCGGCGGCGTCCGGGCTGATCCGGCCGGGCCGGAACGTGACCCGGGCCAGATAGCCGCCCTCCGGTGTGGGCCAGAGTGCGGCGCCGAGATCGGTCATCGACTCCGGCGGGTCGACGCGGTACCCGCGAGCCCGGACGCCGGGCAGTTCGAGCAGCGGCACGTCGTGCGGCTGGACGGTGAACATCACCCGGTAGGGCGGCCCGCCGGTGAGACCGGCCAGCCGGACCACCTCGCCGAGCGCCACGTCCCGCGCCGCCATCGCCGCGTTCAGGGCGGTGGCCGTGGCGGTCACCGCGGCGAGCGGCGCGGCGCCGGGATCCGGGCGCAGGCGTACGCAGAGCACGTCGATCAGGCATCCGAGTGCCCGCTCGAGCAGGGGGTCGGCGCGCTTGTCGATCGGTACGCCCACCACGAAGTCGGCCGCTCCGGTGGCCCGGGCGACCGCCTGCGCGAACACCGTGAGCAGCACCGCGAACCGGGTGCCGCCGACCCGGGCGGCCAGGTCGTCGGCGGCCCGGACGGCCGCCGACGGCACGGACTCCTCGACGATGACCGCCACGTCCGGCGGGGCCTGCTCGTCGGTGTCCGGCGGGCCGGGAAACGGCGGCAGACCGGCCAACGCGGTCCGCCAGAAAGCGCGTTGCCCGGCCGGCCGGGCCGAGGCCAGCCGGTCCACGCAGCGCAGCGCCACCTCGGCCACGCCCGGGGCGTCCGGCAGTTCCGGGGCCGGCCCGCGGTCACCGCGGCGCCGGTAGTGCGCGCTCAACTCGGCCACGGCCTGCCGCTCGGAGCTCGCGTCCCAGGTGACGTGGTGCACGACCAGCCCGGCGAACACGCCGCGGGGCGCGGCCACCGGGCAGACGACGAACCGGGACACCTGGCCGGTACCCGGGTCCAGGGGCTCCATCAGGGCCGAGGTGACCGCCGCGACGGCGGCGGCCTCGGCACCGACCGGATTGAGCCGGCGCACGTCCGGCGCGGGCGGCCGGGGCAGCGGTTCGGCGCGCGGCGGGTCGGTGAACACGTACGCGCAGCGCAGTGCCTCGTGCCGGGCCAGCAGGTCACCGTAGGCCCCGGTCAGCGCGTCGATGTCGACCTCGCCGGTCAGCATCCAGCCGAGCGCGCAGTGTGCGGCGCTGCCACCGCTGAGTTCGCCGGCCAGCAGCATCCCGACCTGCATCGGCAGCAGCGGCGCCGGGCCCGTCCGGGGTCCGCCGGGCCGGGCCGCACCGGCGACGGACAGGTGCCGGGCCAGGTCGGCCCGGGTGACCGAGGCGGTCAGCAGGGCGAGCGGGACCGGCCGGCCGAGCCGCTGCCCGAGCCGGGTGCCGATCCGGATCAGTTCGAGCGAGGTCACCCCGGCGTGCCCGAACGGTGTCGTCCACGAGGGTGTCCGGTCGCCGAGAATCTCCCGGACCGTGTGGTCGGCCGGGCTCGCGGACGCCACGACCGGATCCGGCCGGTCGCCGCGGTCGCCGGCCAGGGCCGGGTGGTCCAGCTTCCCGTTGCTCAGCAGCGGCAGCGCGGCCAGGTGCCGTACCTCGTCCGGCAGCAGGTGGGCGGGGAGCCGGTCGGCCAGGTCGGCCCGCAGGTCCAGTGGCACGCCGTCGCGGGTGGTGTACCAGGCGACGAGCCGGTCCCGGACCGCGCCCACCGCGCACCGGGCCACCCCCGGCAGGCCCGCGACCGCCGTCTCGATCTCTTCCGGAGCGATCCGGAAGCCCCGGATCTTGAGTTGGCGGTCGGCCCGGCCGGCGAAGCGCAGCAGGCCGTCCGGCGTACGGCGCCCGAGGTCCCCGGTGCGGTACAGCGGTCGCCCCCGGTACCGGACGAAGCGTTGCGCGGTCGCGTCCGGGTCGCCGAGGTAGCCGAGCCCGACCCGGGGCCCGCCGACGCAGATCTCGCGTAGGTCACCCGGCGGGCCCGCCGGGCGGTCCGGCTCGAGCAGGACCAGGTCGGTGCCGGCGACCGCCCGGCCGAGCGGGATGCCGTCGGGGTGTTCGCAGTCGTCCGGCGTGACCGGATGCACGGCGACGAAGACCGTGCACTCGACCGGGCCGTACCCGTTGATCAGGCGGATCGCCGGGTGCTCGCGCAGAAAGCGGCGCACGTGCCCGGTCGAGAGCCGTTCCCCGCCGGTGAAGAGCCGGTGCAGGCCGGCGAAGGCGCCCGGGTCCTCGTCGACGATCACGTTGAACAGCGCCGCGCCCAGCCACGCGGTGTTCACCCCGTGCTCGCGGATGCCGGCCCGCAGGGCGCCCGGATCCAGCGTGGG encodes:
- a CDS encoding cytochrome P450, which produces MDLGDPDLYRDETRFASWRAFVAEDAVVFSEPGASPSGFWSVFSHRACRQVLAAGGPFTSEYGMLIGFDADHPDRGGGKMIVATDGPAHTRLRRILGRFLSPGELAGLGRFIDDEIGRQLAVLRSSGDAPVDVATGIGPRLPAAVVCQLLGVPQSDRDELIRLTDSAFASPDSDSSASQTADAHTEIFFYFHDRIEQCRRSPGSDLISALLTADGLSTDEVLANCYNLLIGGNQTSRHLITGAFLALARHPVLPADGSRAVDELARWLSPGMHVLRVATDDVNVSGRRIRRGEAVVAWLAAANRDPAVFDAPGELRWDRAPNPHLSFGHGVHHCMGAQLARMEAGRLLTALARQTAGISCGEPVTTRSNLIQGFRSLPVSIDWRASVPV
- a CDS encoding cytochrome P450; translated protein: MTGEQLDDPDFLAEPYPLLAALRESEPIRVRGRGPVLVTRHADVRLLLRDTRSANEFPAHRYALAGRAGASAQAFARALVSRDPPAHTALRRLVAPYYSRAAVAGLSDDVRELVDRQFARAERAGGGSFDVVADVAHDLPYLVNCRILGVPTAAYETLRPWMAAIEQAARPSSPRSARAGSDAAIEAFRGYVDRLSPVPGGALAACGAAVPHGLTRDDLRDNAVGLFPAGAEETTALIAALVRSVLREPHRLDAVRADGDAAIALVDEVLRRESPIKSANRWITAEIETPSGVVPANRMAVLSLASANRDPRVHDQPDRFRPGRSEAHLAFGAGRHRCLGVHLARLQAGAVAEHLAGRTRALVAAGPAVHRPSAELRILASLPVRVS
- a CDS encoding thioesterase II family protein; its protein translation is MIDEEVRVPPNPWLVTWAPRPAATLRLLCLAPAGGAATAFRDWPAELPPHVEVVAVELPGRGLRHREAPPAAMEPVVAELCAAVRPLSDRPLAVFGHSLGALIGLELAHGLRAAGLPEPRLLTVAACPAPQRAYARPRRPEPSEQELVAALREQGGVPARILADDRYRARLLGPLRADVALVETFTPPRRPPLTARLHAYWAADDAGAGAAEVAGWQAETSGDFGTRRFPGGHLFPVSARAQLLGELAGDLRAILS
- a CDS encoding helix-turn-helix domain-containing protein, which translates into the protein MIGNLETFQDELAATGFPPLANKLAGADFRGRIATRDLGPLRLVSLDTPESACVGRERDAADGEHLAIKVMTRGRTRIEQGRGDAELGPADLMLLDPTRTIRFESTAATHVTILVPRREIRIRPAQIDRLVGKRIDGNHGPGALVSVLARDVLARDVLARESARSATEFREVEALRSAAAVIELIAVALEARLGDEQPAPDEWLRNRIAGYIEARLADPDLSPLGIATAHHISVRRLHKLFEDQPLTVAALIRRRRLERCRAELTGGGRTVTAVAARWGFSDPTHFSKLFKTTFGYTARALVTSNRALTTKTRTAGPEQDGDHQGT
- a CDS encoding class I SAM-dependent methyltransferase translates to MGRDGEHRRLMEAAFGDTATTYDAEIAFFTTIAARTAAGAAARHGSGRIRTAVDVGAGTGALAAALREALRPERVIAVDISLGMLRAAGRHDDRVLPVLGDAADLPLPDRCAEVAGSATSVRFFDQPRRAAAELGRVLRPGGTVVLSELGGVDRKWLFLADLVRRAARRAPAGPPRGSLPRPVPLTELLADAGFVDVETAEETLVFRFTDEHQWWRWIRGQSAGAAIRQLPAAAAEAVERAALATAAGFADLELHQVLRIATARTGP
- a CDS encoding pectinesterase family protein produces the protein MSETSQRQRRRLFGAGVAIALSAAVVAVTLPSEAATVPVASGVYTLASGASGKCVDVTGASTASSALLIQVACNATAKDQQWTAKQQNTGQFQLVNGNSGKCVDVPSSSSVSGTQLQQYSCGDATKNNQLWTFTASTAASGKYLVKSVATGMCVSDKDGSTAGNNPIVEESCSDIARMQWSFNDVAGAPAGSLVVAKDGSGQYTTVQAAVNAVPAGNTSRVTIAIKAGTYRENVVIPSTKPYITFQGLGSASSGTVIVANKDAATYGTTGSATVYVQAKEFQATNLTFTNDYDEAASGSSQALALALYGDKAVLKNVRVLADQDTLLIQGGGIRAYVANSYVEGTVDFIYGTGTAVFTACSIYEKRSTGGPITAAATPAEQTYGFLFYKSTITGATSNTTQLGRPWRQDAQVLYRESSLSATIATAQPWINMGDATWQNARFYEYKNTGAGATTNSNRPQLSDSQAANYTPQKYLAGSDNWNPVG
- a CDS encoding cupin domain-containing protein, with product MAKVNIVRPGEGEILGSGAQQIRILENGEHTDHRLGFAEVTIPPGTPSPLQHRHAQHDEGFYVLAGTFRFTVGEDHYDAGPGTWVIVPTGAPHTFANIGDVNAVMLNTFTPDLYVQYFRDFKAMIDSGQPVNAETMKPLWKNYATEISNEYAS
- a CDS encoding MbtH family protein; translated protein: MPEHLVVRNDEQQYSVWPAATPVPAGWQATGFRGDREHCLDHIAEIWTDLRPRSVREFHAAPPQ
- a CDS encoding alcohol dehydrogenase catalytic domain-containing protein, which codes for MKRLQYDRYGAPEVMRLAEFEPAPPGPGEVLVRVRAAACSALDWRMRNGEMKLMTGRSFPRAMGHDFAGVVEAVGAGVTRVKAGDAVLGGARFRQAGAFAKMIRSALPGPFRAMMGRPVTADLTEVARTLRVPIAGTVALAEAIPALTELEREQRPKGGKLVIIMG